In Bradyrhizobium erythrophlei, a single genomic region encodes these proteins:
- a CDS encoding valine--tRNA ligase yields the protein MIEKNYQPADIEARMSRLWEDAGAFKAGRAERREATPFTIVIPPPNVTGSLHMGHALNNTLQDILCRFERMRGRDVLWQPGTDHAGIATQMVVERQLMERQEPGRRDLGRAKFLERVWRWKAESGGIIVNQLKRLGASCDWSRERFTMDEGLSRAVVKVFVELHRQGLIYKDKRLVNWDPKLLTAISDLEVQQTEVKGSLWYLRYPIEGKTFSPDDPKSFIVVATTRPETMLGDAAVAVHPDDERYRDLVGKHVILPLVGRRIPIVADEYSDPEKGSGAVKVTPAHDFNDFEVGRRHNLPQISVLDREASLTLVDNEDYLRGLPEGSAELAAELNGLDRFAARKTIVARMEDFGFLERIEPNTHMVPHGDRSGVVIEPYLTDQWYVDAKTLAQPAMAAVRSGTTSFVPKNWEKTYFDWMENIQPWCVSRQLWWGHQIPAWYGPDGRVFVAETEEEAVGHALGYYVEQEVITPEQGREMALDRNKREGFITRDEDVLDTWFSSALWPFSTLGWPDETPEVKRYYPTNVLVTGFDIIFFWVARMMMMGIHFMKEAPFSTVYIHALVRDEKGAKMSKSKGNVIDPLHLIDEYGADALRFTLAAMAAQGRDIKLAASRVEGYRNFATKLWNACRFAEMNACAAPSDLEPAKTTQTLNRWIAHETARATREVTEAIEAYRFNDAAGAIYRFVWNVYCDWYLELAKPVLMGEEGEAKAETRATVAWARDEILKLLHPFMPFITEELWAVTAKRDSLLALAAWPRQAKGLTPEQVALMAAASPIEPVPAIALPMLDTAEFSDSAAEAEIGWVVDLVTAIRSVRAEMNIPPATLTALVLSGASAETKERAPRWSDVVKRMARLSDISFAGQAPEGSVQLLVRGEVASLPLKGVIDLSAEKVRLDKELAKAEADIKRVDAKLANEKFVANAPEEVVEEEKEKREAAVARKAKILEAMERLKSVAS from the coding sequence ATGATTGAGAAGAATTACCAGCCTGCCGATATCGAAGCGCGCATGTCCCGCCTGTGGGAGGACGCTGGCGCGTTCAAGGCCGGGCGCGCGGAACGGCGCGAGGCCACACCCTTCACCATCGTGATCCCGCCGCCCAACGTGACGGGCTCGCTGCACATGGGGCATGCGCTCAACAATACGCTGCAGGACATTCTGTGCCGTTTTGAACGGATGCGCGGCCGCGACGTGTTGTGGCAACCCGGCACCGACCACGCTGGCATCGCCACTCAGATGGTTGTCGAACGGCAGTTGATGGAGCGGCAGGAGCCGGGCCGTCGCGACCTTGGCCGCGCCAAATTCCTGGAGCGCGTCTGGCGGTGGAAGGCCGAAAGCGGCGGCATCATCGTCAACCAGCTCAAGCGGCTCGGCGCCTCCTGCGACTGGTCGCGCGAACGCTTCACGATGGACGAGGGATTGTCGCGAGCCGTCGTGAAGGTGTTTGTGGAATTGCACCGTCAGGGCCTGATCTACAAAGACAAGCGGCTCGTGAACTGGGATCCGAAACTGCTGACGGCGATTTCGGACCTCGAGGTGCAGCAGACCGAGGTCAAGGGCAGCCTGTGGTATCTGCGCTATCCGATCGAGGGCAAGACATTCAGTCCAGACGATCCCAAAAGCTTTATCGTGGTCGCCACGACCCGGCCAGAAACCATGCTCGGCGATGCCGCTGTCGCCGTGCATCCCGATGACGAGCGCTACCGCGACCTGGTCGGCAAGCACGTGATCCTTCCGTTGGTCGGACGGCGGATTCCGATCGTGGCCGACGAATATTCCGATCCGGAAAAAGGCTCTGGCGCCGTCAAGGTCACGCCTGCGCACGACTTCAACGACTTCGAGGTCGGAAGGCGGCACAACCTGCCGCAGATCAGCGTGCTCGACAGGGAAGCCTCTCTCACGCTCGTCGACAACGAGGATTACCTGCGTGGACTGCCCGAAGGTTCGGCCGAGCTTGCGGCGGAACTGAACGGCCTCGATCGCTTTGCCGCGCGCAAAACGATCGTCGCGCGCATGGAAGACTTCGGTTTCCTGGAGCGGATCGAGCCGAACACGCACATGGTGCCGCACGGCGACCGCTCCGGCGTCGTGATCGAGCCCTATCTGACGGATCAGTGGTACGTCGACGCCAAGACGCTGGCCCAGCCGGCGATGGCCGCCGTTCGCAGCGGGACGACCAGTTTTGTGCCGAAGAACTGGGAGAAGACTTATTTCGACTGGATGGAGAACATCCAGCCGTGGTGCGTCTCTCGCCAACTTTGGTGGGGTCACCAGATTCCCGCCTGGTACGGGCCGGATGGCAGGGTGTTCGTTGCCGAGACGGAAGAAGAGGCCGTCGGCCACGCGCTTGGCTATTATGTCGAGCAGGAAGTCATCACGCCGGAGCAGGGGCGGGAGATGGCGCTCGACCGCAACAAGCGCGAGGGCTTCATCACGCGCGACGAGGACGTGCTCGACACCTGGTTTTCCTCGGCGCTGTGGCCATTCTCGACGCTCGGCTGGCCGGACGAGACGCCTGAGGTGAAGCGTTACTATCCGACCAATGTGCTGGTCACTGGTTTTGACATCATCTTCTTCTGGGTCGCCCGCATGATGATGATGGGCATCCACTTCATGAAGGAGGCGCCATTCTCGACCGTCTACATCCACGCCCTCGTCCGCGACGAGAAGGGCGCGAAGATGTCGAAGTCGAAGGGCAACGTCATCGATCCCCTGCATCTGATCGATGAGTATGGCGCCGACGCGCTTCGCTTCACGCTGGCGGCGATGGCCGCCCAGGGACGGGACATCAAGCTCGCTGCAAGCCGCGTCGAGGGCTACCGCAATTTCGCGACCAAGCTTTGGAACGCGTGCCGGTTTGCCGAGATGAACGCGTGCGCGGCGCCTTCGGATTTAGAGCCCGCCAAGACGACGCAGACGTTGAACCGCTGGATCGCGCATGAGACCGCGCGGGCCACGCGCGAGGTGACGGAGGCAATCGAGGCCTATCGCTTCAACGACGCGGCCGGCGCGATCTACCGCTTCGTCTGGAACGTCTATTGCGACTGGTACCTCGAATTGGCCAAGCCGGTTCTGATGGGTGAGGAGGGCGAGGCCAAAGCCGAGACCCGCGCGACGGTGGCGTGGGCGCGCGATGAGATCCTCAAGCTGCTTCACCCCTTCATGCCGTTCATTACCGAAGAACTGTGGGCGGTCACGGCCAAACGCGACAGCCTGTTGGCGTTAGCCGCCTGGCCACGGCAGGCGAAGGGGCTGACGCCGGAGCAGGTGGCGCTGATGGCGGCAGCGAGCCCCATCGAGCCAGTCCCGGCAATCGCTTTGCCGATGCTGGATACGGCCGAATTCAGCGATTCCGCGGCGGAAGCCGAGATCGGCTGGGTCGTCGATCTCGTCACCGCGATCCGCTCGGTGCGGGCCGAAATGAACATCCCGCCGGCAACGCTGACCGCGCTCGTGCTGTCGGGCGCATCCGCCGAGACAAAAGAGCGCGCGCCGCGCTGGAGCGACGTCGTCAAGCGGATGGCGCGGCTTTCCGATATTTCCTTTGCAGGGCAGGCCCCAGAGGGCTCGGTTCAGCTGCTGGTCCGTGGTGAAGTTGCTTCGCTGCCGCTCAAGGGTGTGATCGATCTTTCCGCCGAGAAGGTGCGGCTCGATAAGGAATTGGCCAAGGCCGAGGCCGACATCAAGCGGGTCGATGCCAAGCTCGCGAACGAAAAATTTGTCGCCAACGCGCCCGAGGAAGTCGTCGAAGAGGAAAAGGAAAAGCGCGAGGCGGCCGTCGCGCGAAAGGCGAAGATTCTGGAGGCGATGGAACGCCTGAAGAGCGTTGCGTCTTGA
- a CDS encoding PopZ family protein — MTQPAKVQEPSMEEILASIRRIIADDEAKPPAAEKAPPAPASPTPAAAAPPPRPEKPAPAPAPVARAPELPPAPAPVKAAPPVAPPSPAPSASNSQDDIDALLNGLDEATTPEEIRASEPEPEPDVLELTDEMALPDPQPQAAFKKVEPPDDLEFTEAAARAPLREPAYDLPPPSPMDSPAILSRSTVSAVESAFNSLAHTVLSNNARTLEDLVKEMLRPMLKSWLDDNLPGLVERIVKAEIERVSRGR, encoded by the coding sequence ATGACGCAGCCTGCAAAGGTTCAGGAACCCTCGATGGAGGAGATTCTGGCGTCGATCCGGCGTATCATCGCCGACGACGAGGCGAAGCCGCCTGCCGCCGAGAAGGCTCCACCAGCGCCCGCAAGCCCAACGCCTGCGGCCGCCGCTCCGCCGCCCAGGCCGGAAAAGCCTGCTCCAGCGCCTGCCCCGGTTGCGCGGGCGCCTGAGCTGCCGCCGGCCCCGGCACCCGTAAAGGCCGCGCCCCCCGTTGCGCCCCCGAGCCCCGCGCCGTCAGCGTCCAATAGCCAGGACGACATCGATGCGCTCCTCAACGGTCTCGACGAAGCAACGACCCCGGAAGAAATCCGCGCGTCCGAGCCGGAGCCCGAACCCGACGTTCTCGAACTCACCGACGAGATGGCGTTGCCCGATCCGCAACCTCAGGCGGCCTTCAAGAAGGTCGAGCCGCCGGACGATCTCGAATTCACGGAGGCGGCTGCGAGGGCGCCTTTGCGCGAGCCCGCGTATGACCTGCCTCCGCCAAGCCCGATGGATTCGCCGGCCATCCTGTCGCGCTCGACGGTGTCAGCGGTCGAGTCGGCGTTCAACAGCCTTGCTCACACGGTGTTGAGCAACAACGCGCGGACGCTGGAAGACCTGGTTAAGGAAATGCTGCGCCCAATGCTGAAGTCCTGGCTCGACGACAACCTGCCGGGGCTCGTGGAACGCATCGTCAAGGCGGAAATCGAGCGGGTTTCACGCGGACGTTAA
- a CDS encoding TolC family outer membrane protein translates to MNGVKVVTGAAATVLLGALLATPLPALADTIEAALVRAYQNNPQLNAQRAQVRSTDENVPQALSGYRPKVALTASTGYQYTDVLSTFGGTATQIVRSDVHGTDPPRSAGLTVTQTVYNGNQTANKTRQAESQVSGAREALRVLEQTVLLSAATIYMDYLRDAAIVEVNKSNVRVLDQTLKQTKDRFNVGEVTRTDVAQSEAQLAAGKTQLLAADATLTTTQANFRRIIGNEPQALAPGSPVDRYLPTTLPSAVELSLIENPNVTAAMYGIDVNFLQVKVNEGALLPTVTVQASVQQAYEQSLQVYRQFGASAIAQVSVPIYQGGAEYSLIRQSKESLAQQRLVLEQTRDQTRANTVTSWGQLVAGKAQVASAQSQVTASEIALNGVREEAKAGQRTTLDVLNAQQALVNARVALVTAQHDRVVASYSVLSSVGRLAPQVLGLATTTYDPSVHYHQVRDSWFGVRTPDGH, encoded by the coding sequence ATGAATGGGGTGAAGGTCGTAACCGGCGCTGCGGCGACGGTACTTCTTGGGGCATTGTTGGCGACGCCATTGCCGGCTTTGGCCGATACGATCGAGGCTGCGCTCGTGCGCGCCTATCAGAACAATCCGCAGCTCAATGCTCAGCGCGCGCAGGTTAGGTCCACTGACGAAAACGTTCCGCAAGCGTTGTCAGGCTATCGGCCGAAGGTCGCGCTAACGGCGAGTACCGGCTATCAATATACCGACGTTCTCTCGACGTTCGGGGGCACGGCCACGCAAATCGTTCGCTCCGACGTTCACGGTACCGATCCGCCGCGCTCTGCCGGTCTCACCGTGACCCAGACCGTCTACAACGGAAACCAGACCGCCAACAAAACGCGCCAGGCCGAGAGCCAGGTCTCCGGTGCACGTGAAGCTCTGCGCGTGCTGGAGCAGACCGTGCTGCTGTCAGCGGCCACGATCTATATGGATTACCTGCGCGACGCCGCCATCGTTGAGGTGAACAAGAGCAACGTTCGCGTTCTCGATCAGACGCTGAAGCAGACCAAAGACCGCTTCAATGTCGGCGAAGTGACCCGCACCGACGTGGCCCAGTCGGAGGCGCAACTTGCTGCCGGCAAGACCCAGCTGCTGGCAGCCGATGCGACGCTGACGACAACGCAGGCCAACTTCCGTCGAATCATCGGCAACGAGCCGCAGGCGCTGGCGCCGGGTTCTCCGGTCGATCGCTATTTGCCGACGACGCTTCCTTCGGCCGTTGAGCTCAGCCTGATTGAAAACCCGAACGTGACTGCGGCGATGTACGGCATCGACGTGAACTTCCTTCAGGTCAAGGTGAACGAGGGCGCGCTGTTGCCGACGGTGACGGTGCAGGCATCGGTGCAGCAAGCCTACGAGCAGAGCCTGCAGGTCTACCGGCAGTTCGGGGCTTCTGCGATAGCCCAGGTTTCGGTTCCGATCTATCAGGGCGGCGCCGAATATTCACTGATCCGTCAGTCGAAAGAATCGCTCGCGCAGCAGCGTCTTGTTCTCGAACAGACCCGCGATCAGACCCGCGCCAACACCGTCACGTCTTGGGGACAACTCGTAGCCGGCAAGGCGCAGGTCGCGTCGGCCCAGTCGCAGGTGACGGCATCGGAAATCGCGCTCAACGGTGTGCGTGAAGAAGCCAAGGCCGGTCAGCGCACCACACTCGACGTGCTCAACGCCCAGCAGGCCCTGGTCAATGCCCGCGTTGCGCTGGTGACGGCCCAGCACGATCGTGTTGTGGCTTCCTACAGTGTGTTGTCGTCGGTGGGACGGTTGGCGCCGCAGGTGCTTGGTCTTGCGACCACGACCTATGATCCCAGCGTGCACTATCACCAGGTACGCGATAGCTGGTTTGGGGTTCGCACGCCCGACGGCCACTGA
- a CDS encoding protein-L-isoaspartate O-methyltransferase family protein: MSDFSTARQKMVDGQVRPSDVTDSRIIDAMLAIPREAFVPQAQRSLAYLDLDIDVSAGGAAKRFLLRPAVTAKMLQAAEISETDNVLVVACASGYLPAVAARLASRVVATECDSALAAAAQANLAALSFGNVTVKTAPVADGDSANAPFDVILLNGASEIALDGLYRQLKEGGRLVGAFALNGPQRAVIVTSSHGDFGHRALFDTAIPVLPGLERPPAFVF; the protein is encoded by the coding sequence ATGTCTGACTTTTCGACCGCGCGCCAGAAGATGGTCGATGGCCAGGTACGTCCGAGCGATGTTACCGACAGCCGAATCATCGACGCCATGCTCGCGATCCCGCGTGAGGCATTTGTTCCGCAGGCGCAGCGTTCGCTCGCCTATCTGGACCTCGATATCGACGTCAGTGCGGGTGGAGCGGCGAAGCGATTCCTGTTGCGGCCGGCGGTCACGGCCAAAATGCTCCAGGCGGCCGAGATCAGCGAGACAGACAATGTGCTGGTCGTCGCTTGCGCTTCCGGCTATTTGCCCGCTGTGGCGGCCCGTTTGGCCTCGAGGGTCGTGGCGACGGAGTGCGATTCCGCGCTTGCTGCGGCGGCTCAGGCAAATCTGGCGGCGCTTTCCTTCGGTAACGTGACGGTCAAGACCGCGCCCGTCGCCGACGGCGATTCGGCGAATGCGCCCTTTGACGTGATTCTTCTCAACGGCGCCTCCGAGATCGCACTGGACGGCCTCTACCGGCAGCTCAAGGAGGGCGGCCGGCTGGTCGGCGCCTTCGCTCTGAACGGACCGCAACGGGCCGTGATCGTGACCAGTTCCCACGGCGATTTCGGACATCGGGCGCTTTTCGACACCGCGATACCGGTACTTCCGGGGCTTGAGCGCCCGCCGGCCTTCGTTTTTTAG